A single region of the Cronobacter condimenti 1330 genome encodes:
- a CDS encoding peptidase U32 family protein, whose product MRLQSHHLELLSPARDTAIAREAILHGADAVYIGGPGFGARHNASNSLQDIADLVPFAHRFGAKVFVTLNTILHDDALEPARKLIGQFYDAGVDALIVQDMGIMELDIPPIELHASTQCDIRSVEKAKFLSDAGFSQIVLARELNLNQIRAIHENTDATIEFFIHGALCVAYSGQCYISHAQTGRSANRGDCSQACRLPYTLKDDQGRVVAYEKHLLSMKDNDQTANLAALIDAGVRSFKIEGRYKDMSYVKNITAHYRQMLDAIIEDRGDLARASVGNTAHYFVPSTDKTFHRGSTDYFVNARKMDIGAFDTPTFVGLPVGEVLSVGKDYLDVEATEPLANGDGLNVMIKREVVGFRVNVAEKTGENRYRVFPNEMPAALKTLRPRHTLNRNLDHNWQQALLKTSSERRVAVDIELGGWQEQLILTLTCEDGVSVTHTLDGQFDEANNPEKALTSLKEGLAKLGQTIYFARDVQVTLPGALFVPNSQLNAFRREAVEALDAARLANYQRGVRKPVSVPPPVYPETHLSFLANVYNHKAREFYQRYGVQLIDAAYEAHEEKGDVPVMITKHCLRFAFNLCPKQAKGNIKSWKATPMQLVHGDEVLTLRFDCKPCEMHVVGKIKNHILKMPHPGSVVASISPEDLLKTLPKRKGA is encoded by the coding sequence ATGCGCCTGCAATCGCATCACCTTGAACTGCTCAGCCCCGCCCGCGATACCGCCATCGCCCGCGAAGCCATTCTGCACGGCGCAGATGCAGTCTATATCGGCGGCCCCGGTTTCGGTGCCCGCCACAACGCCAGCAACAGCCTCCAGGACATCGCAGACCTGGTGCCGTTCGCCCATCGCTTCGGCGCGAAAGTGTTTGTCACGCTCAACACCATTCTGCACGACGACGCGCTGGAGCCGGCCCGTAAGCTTATCGGCCAGTTCTACGACGCGGGCGTTGACGCCCTGATCGTGCAGGATATGGGCATCATGGAGCTGGATATTCCGCCTATTGAGCTGCATGCCAGCACCCAGTGCGATATCCGCAGCGTGGAGAAAGCGAAGTTTCTCTCCGACGCCGGTTTCTCGCAAATCGTGCTCGCGCGCGAGCTGAACCTCAATCAGATCCGCGCTATCCATGAAAACACCGATGCCACCATCGAATTCTTTATTCATGGCGCGCTCTGCGTGGCTTATTCCGGCCAGTGCTATATCTCTCACGCGCAGACCGGGCGCAGCGCCAACCGCGGCGACTGCTCGCAGGCCTGCCGTCTGCCGTACACCCTGAAAGACGACCAGGGCCGCGTCGTGGCGTATGAAAAACACCTGTTGTCGATGAAAGACAACGATCAGACTGCCAACCTGGCGGCGCTTATCGACGCGGGCGTGCGCTCCTTCAAGATTGAAGGGCGCTACAAAGACATGAGCTACGTGAAAAACATCACGGCACATTATCGTCAGATGCTGGATGCCATTATCGAAGACCGGGGCGATCTTGCGCGTGCTTCGGTGGGCAATACCGCGCACTATTTTGTGCCATCCACCGACAAAACGTTCCACCGCGGCAGTACCGATTACTTCGTGAATGCCCGAAAAATGGATATCGGCGCGTTCGACACGCCGACGTTTGTCGGCCTGCCGGTTGGCGAAGTGCTGAGCGTCGGGAAAGATTATCTGGATGTCGAGGCCACCGAGCCGCTCGCGAACGGTGACGGGCTGAACGTGATGATTAAGCGCGAAGTGGTGGGTTTTCGCGTTAACGTGGCGGAAAAAACGGGCGAAAACCGCTACCGCGTTTTCCCGAACGAGATGCCGGCCGCGCTGAAAACCCTGCGCCCGCGTCATACGCTTAACCGCAATCTCGATCACAACTGGCAGCAGGCGTTGCTGAAAACCTCCAGTGAACGTCGCGTGGCAGTGGATATCGAACTTGGCGGCTGGCAGGAACAGCTGATCCTGACCTTAACCTGCGAAGACGGCGTCAGCGTGACGCACACGCTGGACGGCCAGTTCGATGAAGCAAACAACCCGGAAAAAGCACTGACCAGCCTGAAAGAGGGGCTGGCGAAACTCGGGCAGACGATTTATTTCGCCCGCGACGTGCAGGTTACGCTGCCGGGCGCGCTGTTCGTGCCGAATAGCCAGTTGAACGCCTTCCGTCGAGAGGCCGTCGAGGCGCTGGATGCCGCGCGCCTGGCAAATTATCAGCGCGGCGTGCGCAAACCTGTCTCTGTGCCGCCGCCGGTCTACCCGGAAACGCATCTGAGCTTCCTCGCGAACGTTTACAACCATAAAGCGCGTGAATTCTACCAGCGTTATGGTGTGCAACTGATTGACGCGGCCTATGAAGCGCATGAAGAAAAAGGCGACGTGCCGGTGATGATCACCAAACACTGTCTGCGCTTCGCCTTTAACCTCTGCCCGAAACAGGCGAAAGGCAATATTAAGAGCTGGAAGGCGACGCCGATGCAACTGGTGCATGGCGATGAAGTGTTAACGCTGCGCTTTGACTGCAAACCCTGCGAAATGCATGTGGTGGGGAAAATCAAAAACCACATTCTGAAAATGCCACACCCTGGCAGCGTGGTCGCGTCTATCAGCCCGGAAGATCTGCTGAAAACACTGCCAAAACGCAAAGGCGCTTAA
- a CDS encoding helix-turn-helix domain-containing protein codes for MDITAHLAQTLKTLRQQKSWSLTQAADATGVSKAMLGQIERNESSPTVATLWKIATGFNVPFSVFITPPAAGARPVFDAEHAMIVEPLFPWDEQLRFDMLAITLAPGAQSDSTPHEKGVTEHVVVIEGELELHTEGVWRRLGPGEGLKFAGDRAHGYRNPTPLPVRFHSLIHYPRA; via the coding sequence ATGGATATCACCGCCCATCTTGCACAGACGCTGAAAACGCTGCGCCAGCAGAAATCATGGAGCCTGACGCAGGCCGCCGATGCGACCGGCGTGTCAAAAGCGATGCTCGGGCAGATCGAGCGCAATGAATCAAGCCCAACCGTCGCGACGCTCTGGAAAATCGCCACTGGTTTCAACGTGCCGTTTTCTGTGTTTATTACGCCGCCTGCGGCGGGCGCGCGTCCGGTGTTTGACGCGGAGCACGCCATGATTGTCGAGCCGCTCTTTCCGTGGGATGAACAGCTGCGCTTTGATATGCTCGCCATTACGCTCGCGCCCGGCGCGCAGAGCGACTCTACGCCGCATGAGAAGGGCGTCACGGAGCATGTGGTCGTGATTGAGGGCGAGCTGGAATTGCACACCGAAGGCGTCTGGCGGCGGCTTGGCCCCGGCGAAGGGCTGAAGTTTGCAGGCGACAGGGCGCATGGCTATCGTAACCCGACGCCGCTGCCGGTGCGCTTTCACTCACTGATCCACTACCCGCGGGCATAA
- the umuD gene encoding translesion error-prone DNA polymerase V autoproteolytic subunit, producing the protein MLMMRLLPQPDAEGLPLFLEKVACGFPSPAQDYVEKRVSLDAYCIVHPNATYFLWASGESMNGAGIEDGDLLVVDSALKPQEGDIVVAALEGEFTVKTLRLRPVAQLVPMNPDFAPINLGSDAEVVIFGVVTWVLKKRR; encoded by the coding sequence ATGTTAATGATGCGTCTCTTGCCACAGCCTGATGCTGAGGGTTTGCCACTGTTTCTGGAGAAGGTGGCCTGCGGGTTTCCCTCACCCGCGCAGGATTACGTTGAAAAGCGTGTCAGTCTGGATGCGTATTGCATTGTGCATCCCAACGCCACCTATTTTCTCTGGGCGTCCGGGGAGTCGATGAACGGCGCCGGGATCGAAGATGGCGATCTTCTGGTGGTCGACAGCGCTTTAAAGCCGCAGGAGGGCGATATCGTCGTGGCGGCGCTGGAAGGGGAGTTCACGGTGAAAACCTTGCGCCTGCGCCCGGTAGCGCAACTGGTGCCGATGAACCCGGATTTCGCGCCAATAAACCTTGGAAGCGACGCCGAAGTGGTTATTTTCGGCGTGGTGACCTGGGTGCTGAAAAAGAGGCGCTGA
- the rimL gene encoding 50S ribosomal protein L7/L12-serine acetyltransferase, translated as MENATSLTWQDEILTVNDRIELHSVHERFAQPLFDLVQRNKAWLQKAMYWPQYVNKVEDTFQTIQGNYMLHHRGYAKMFMILLEGELVGVVSFNQIEPTNKAGYIGYWLDEQHQGQGILSSALQTMITHYAQNGEVRRFVIKCIVTNEASNRVAQRNGFTLEGRLKEAEYLNGQFHDQHIYGRIIDPDNA; from the coding sequence CTGGAAAACGCAACCAGCCTGACCTGGCAGGATGAGATTCTCACCGTCAATGACCGCATCGAACTGCATTCTGTTCATGAACGTTTCGCGCAACCGCTGTTTGATCTGGTGCAGCGCAACAAAGCGTGGCTGCAAAAAGCGATGTACTGGCCGCAATATGTGAACAAAGTCGAGGATACGTTTCAGACCATTCAGGGCAACTATATGTTGCACCACCGCGGCTACGCCAAAATGTTTATGATTTTGCTGGAGGGCGAGCTGGTCGGCGTAGTGTCGTTTAACCAGATTGAGCCTACCAACAAGGCGGGTTACATCGGCTACTGGCTTGATGAGCAACATCAGGGGCAGGGGATCCTCTCCAGCGCGCTGCAAACGATGATTACGCATTACGCCCAAAACGGCGAAGTGCGGCGCTTTGTTATCAAATGCATTGTGACCAACGAGGCGAGCAACCGCGTGGCACAGCGTAACGGCTTTACGCTGGAAGGGCGTTTAAAAGAGGCCGAATACCTCAACGGGCAGTTTCACGATCAGCATATTTACGGGCGGATTATCGACCCGGACAACGCCTAA
- a CDS encoding DUF3313 domain-containing protein, which produces MHSTSLFKASGLAALLLLAGCSSSVTKPEQYSGFLKDYSGLEKVTSATGKPAMRWVAPGFNLNNYDSIVYNPVVYYPTPKPTAQISQKVLDGLLNYTNTQLKNAAASRKPLVTTPGPRSVIFRGAITAVDSSKEGLQFYEVLPVALVVAGTEVATGHRTMDTSLFFEGELIDATTQKTVVKVVRKGEGKELNNEKTPLTVENLKQVIDDMATDARMFDPTPR; this is translated from the coding sequence ATGCACAGCACATCGTTATTTAAAGCTTCCGGACTGGCGGCGCTTTTGCTGCTGGCGGGTTGTTCATCGAGCGTCACCAAACCTGAACAATATTCTGGCTTCCTGAAAGACTATTCCGGTCTTGAAAAGGTCACCTCGGCTACCGGCAAACCGGCTATGCGCTGGGTCGCGCCGGGTTTTAACCTGAATAATTACGACTCGATTGTCTATAACCCTGTCGTTTATTACCCGACGCCAAAACCGACCGCGCAGATTTCACAAAAGGTACTGGACGGCCTGCTCAATTACACCAATACGCAGCTTAAAAACGCGGCCGCCAGCCGCAAACCGCTGGTGACCACGCCAGGTCCACGCAGCGTTATTTTCCGCGGTGCCATCACGGCGGTGGACAGCAGCAAAGAGGGCCTGCAATTTTATGAAGTGCTGCCGGTAGCGCTGGTGGTGGCCGGCACCGAGGTGGCGACCGGCCATCGCACCATGGATACCAGCCTGTTTTTTGAAGGTGAGTTGATTGACGCGACAACGCAAAAAACCGTGGTAAAAGTGGTGCGTAAAGGCGAAGGCAAGGAACTGAATAACGAGAAAACACCGCTTACGGTGGAGAACCTTAAGCAGGTTATCGACGATATGGCGACCGACGCGCGCATGTTTGACCCCACGCCCAGGTAA
- the tehB gene encoding tellurite resistance methyltransferase TehB, which yields MNVRADNYFTEKYGLTATHSDVVNAINYVQPGRALDLGCGNGRNSLYLAARGFTVTAWDKNPASVANLERIVAAEGLNNLHTAVKDLNTLHFDGEYDFILSTVVMMFLERQAIPGLIANMQRCTAPGGYNLIVAAMDTDDYPCTVGFPFAFREGELRQYYEGWDLIKYNEDVGQLHKTDASGNRISLRFATMLAKKR from the coding sequence ATGAACGTTCGCGCTGACAATTATTTCACTGAAAAATATGGCCTGACGGCCACGCACTCTGATGTGGTTAACGCCATTAACTACGTGCAGCCTGGCCGCGCGCTGGATCTCGGCTGCGGCAACGGGCGTAATAGTCTCTATCTTGCCGCCCGCGGTTTTACGGTAACGGCGTGGGATAAAAACCCGGCGAGCGTCGCGAATCTTGAGCGTATTGTGGCCGCTGAAGGGCTGAATAATCTGCACACGGCGGTGAAAGATTTAAATACGCTGCATTTTGACGGTGAATATGACTTTATTCTTTCCACCGTCGTAATGATGTTTCTTGAGCGCCAGGCTATTCCGGGGCTGATTGCTAATATGCAACGCTGCACCGCGCCGGGCGGATATAACCTGATTGTGGCTGCGATGGATACTGACGATTATCCGTGCACAGTGGGGTTCCCGTTTGCCTTCCGTGAAGGGGAGTTGCGCCAGTATTATGAGGGCTGGGATCTCATTAAATATAATGAAGATGTTGGTCAGCTTCATAAGACCGATGCCAGCGGCAATCGTATCAGCCTGCGTTTTGCGACCATGCTCGCGAAAAAACGCTAA
- the umuC gene encoding translesion error-prone DNA polymerase V subunit UmuC, with the protein MYALVDVNSFYASCETVFRPDLRDKPVVVLSNNDGCVIARSRQAKALGITMAEPYFKQRALFERHQVTVFSSNYAFYADMSKRVMDILEEMAPQVEIYSIDEAFLDLRGVSNVVSLTAFGQTIRDRLWREAHLPVGVGIAPTKTLAKLANLATKKWPKSGVVVDLCDPARLRSALPHFKVGDVWGVGRRLSKKLEMMGIETALDLANTPSWVIRKNFNVVLERTVRELRGEPCLAMDEFVAPKQQIVCSRSFGYRVTDYQDMRQAVCAWAERAAEKLRHEHQFCRQVAVFIRTSPHDDPQARYSNQALGQALTPTNDTREIVRLAVSALDAIWREGYRYIKAGVMLGDFFSQGVAQLNLFDEHPPQPNSAPLMHLLDEYNRSGKGKLWFAGQGIVKPWAMKREFLSPGYTTRFSELPRASVW; encoded by the coding sequence ATGTACGCGCTGGTCGACGTCAACAGCTTTTACGCCTCGTGCGAGACCGTATTCCGCCCGGACCTGCGGGATAAACCGGTCGTGGTGCTGAGCAATAACGACGGTTGCGTGATTGCCCGCAGTCGCCAGGCGAAAGCGCTCGGCATCACTATGGCGGAGCCTTATTTCAAACAGCGCGCGCTCTTTGAGCGCCACCAGGTGACGGTATTTAGCTCCAACTACGCGTTTTATGCCGATATGAGCAAACGCGTGATGGATATTCTCGAAGAGATGGCACCGCAGGTGGAGATCTACTCGATCGACGAGGCGTTTCTCGATCTGCGTGGTGTCAGTAACGTGGTGTCGCTGACCGCCTTCGGCCAGACTATCCGCGACCGGCTCTGGCGCGAAGCCCATCTGCCGGTGGGCGTCGGCATAGCGCCTACCAAAACGCTCGCCAAGCTTGCCAATCTCGCGACCAAAAAATGGCCGAAGTCAGGCGTTGTGGTCGATCTCTGCGATCCGGCCCGGCTTCGCAGCGCGCTGCCGCATTTTAAGGTAGGCGACGTGTGGGGCGTCGGGCGCAGGCTCAGCAAAAAACTGGAGATGATGGGGATTGAAACCGCGCTTGATCTGGCGAACACGCCCTCGTGGGTCATCCGCAAAAACTTTAACGTGGTGCTGGAGCGCACCGTGCGCGAGCTGCGCGGCGAGCCGTGCCTCGCGATGGATGAATTTGTCGCGCCGAAGCAGCAGATCGTTTGCAGCCGATCGTTCGGCTACCGCGTGACGGATTACCAGGACATGCGCCAGGCGGTCTGCGCCTGGGCCGAGCGAGCGGCGGAGAAGCTGCGCCACGAGCATCAGTTCTGCCGTCAGGTGGCGGTGTTTATTCGCACCAGCCCACATGACGATCCGCAGGCGCGCTACAGCAATCAGGCGCTGGGGCAGGCGCTGACGCCCACGAACGACACCCGTGAAATTGTGCGCCTCGCCGTGAGCGCGCTGGACGCCATCTGGCGCGAAGGGTATCGCTATATCAAAGCGGGCGTCATGCTCGGGGATTTTTTCAGTCAGGGTGTGGCGCAGCTCAATCTCTTCGACGAACATCCGCCGCAGCCCAACAGCGCGCCATTGATGCATCTGCTGGATGAATATAATCGCTCTGGCAAGGGCAAGCTCTGGTTTGCAGGCCAGGGGATAGTCAAACCCTGGGCGATGAAACGCGAGTTTCTCTCACCCGGCTACACTACCCGGTTTAGCGAACTGCCGCGCGCGAGTGTGTGGTGA
- the ydcK gene encoding YdcK family protein, whose amino-acid sequence MNKYQLSEATRVYRYTHNGEPCHVTLRQLIALRDFADVSAGSPGGWVESPENLSQQGTCWVYDHNSVVFAGAKIRGNARVSQTCVIHHAAVISDDAWIDSAHISDGAHVSGRAMVQCSTVRGECHLFGEARVMQNSLVVGAKGLTADADSALRIYGNATVSASRVVHQAQIYGRALVTHAFIEHRAEVFENAILEGNADNDVWVCDCAKIHGNARLVAGVEENASPTVRYSSEVAGNALIEGDCLLGHHVRVDEHAVVTGGPVRLDNHVTITGRAHVRGEVMIEDSVTLHDDVVVAAPPGETIRLCGFKTLTGNAHILRTPLPGLA is encoded by the coding sequence ATGAATAAATACCAGCTGAGCGAGGCCACGCGCGTCTACCGCTATACGCACAACGGCGAACCCTGCCATGTGACGCTGCGTCAGCTTATTGCGCTGCGTGATTTCGCCGATGTGAGCGCGGGGTCGCCCGGCGGTTGGGTGGAATCACCGGAGAACCTCAGCCAGCAGGGCACATGCTGGGTCTACGATCATAACAGCGTCGTGTTCGCCGGCGCGAAAATCCGCGGAAATGCGCGTGTCAGCCAGACGTGCGTGATTCATCACGCCGCGGTCATCAGCGATGACGCCTGGATAGACAGCGCGCACATCAGCGATGGCGCGCATGTGAGCGGGCGCGCCATGGTGCAGTGTTCAACGGTGCGTGGCGAGTGCCATCTTTTTGGCGAGGCGCGGGTGATGCAGAACAGCCTGGTCGTTGGCGCCAAAGGGCTGACCGCCGATGCCGACAGCGCGCTGCGTATTTACGGCAATGCCACGGTGAGCGCCTCACGCGTGGTACATCAGGCACAAATTTACGGGCGCGCGCTGGTCACGCATGCGTTTATTGAGCATCGGGCCGAGGTGTTTGAAAACGCAATTCTTGAAGGCAACGCCGACAACGATGTCTGGGTGTGCGACTGCGCGAAAATTCATGGTAACGCGCGGCTGGTCGCGGGGGTTGAAGAAAACGCCTCGCCGACGGTGCGCTACAGCTCAGAAGTCGCGGGCAACGCCCTCATTGAGGGCGACTGTCTGCTCGGCCATCATGTGCGTGTGGATGAACACGCCGTCGTTACCGGCGGCCCGGTACGTCTCGACAACCATGTGACTATCACCGGGCGCGCACACGTGCGCGGCGAAGTGATGATTGAAGATAGCGTGACCCTGCATGATGACGTGGTGGTCGCCGCGCCGCCCGGCGAAACCATCCGGCTGTGCGGATTTAAAACGCTGACCGGGAACGCACACATCCTGCGCACGCCCCTTCCGGGCCTGGCTTAG
- a CDS encoding benzoate/H(+) symporter BenE family transporter, translating into MSFPRPRLALPPAPAVIAGFVAVLVGYASSAAIIWQAATAAGATSAQTAGWMTMLGIGMGVSTLALSLWYRAPVLTAWSTPGAALLATSPVGSNLHETIGIFIVASALIVICGATGLFARLMKIIPPGLAAAMLAGILLRFGLQAFATLDGHFALCAAMTGAWLFCKAFAPRYAVVAALLAGVAVCLWQGEINTGALQVRFAPPEFVSPVFTLSSLLGVGLPFFLVTMASQNAPGVATLQASGYRVPVSPLMVTTGLTALVLAPFGVFSVCIAAITAAICQSPEAHPVPEKRWMAAAMAGVFYLLAGVFGGSIGALMTALPPPWLQTLAGLALLGTIGSSLHQALANERARDAALITFLVTASGVTLLGVGSAFWGLVAGGISYALLARRAK; encoded by the coding sequence ATGTCTTTTCCCCGTCCGCGCTTAGCACTCCCCCCCGCACCCGCCGTGATCGCGGGCTTTGTCGCAGTGCTGGTCGGTTACGCCAGCTCTGCCGCGATTATCTGGCAGGCCGCCACGGCAGCAGGCGCGACATCCGCACAGACCGCCGGATGGATGACGATGCTGGGTATCGGCATGGGCGTGAGTACGCTCGCGTTAAGCCTGTGGTATCGCGCCCCGGTGCTGACCGCGTGGTCAACGCCCGGCGCGGCGCTGCTGGCAACAAGCCCTGTCGGCAGCAATCTGCATGAAACTATCGGAATATTTATCGTCGCCTCTGCGCTTATCGTGATATGCGGCGCCACCGGGCTGTTTGCCCGACTGATGAAAATAATCCCGCCAGGCCTGGCTGCCGCCATGCTGGCAGGCATTTTGCTGCGCTTCGGGTTGCAGGCATTCGCCACGCTGGACGGGCATTTCGCGCTGTGTGCCGCCATGACGGGCGCGTGGCTTTTTTGCAAAGCATTCGCCCCACGCTATGCCGTGGTGGCTGCACTGCTGGCGGGCGTCGCAGTCTGTCTCTGGCAGGGCGAAATAAATACCGGGGCGCTGCAGGTTCGCTTCGCGCCCCCGGAATTCGTATCGCCCGTGTTCACCCTCTCGTCGCTGCTCGGCGTCGGCCTGCCCTTCTTTCTGGTCACGATGGCCTCGCAAAACGCGCCGGGCGTCGCCACATTGCAGGCATCCGGCTACCGCGTGCCGGTGTCCCCGCTGATGGTGACGACGGGGCTGACGGCGCTGGTGCTCGCGCCGTTCGGCGTCTTTTCTGTCTGCATTGCCGCGATCACCGCCGCCATTTGCCAGAGCCCGGAGGCGCATCCAGTGCCGGAAAAACGCTGGATGGCGGCGGCGATGGCAGGCGTCTTTTATCTGCTGGCGGGCGTGTTCGGCGGCTCAATTGGCGCGCTGATGACGGCCCTGCCGCCGCCCTGGCTACAGACGCTGGCCGGGCTGGCACTGCTTGGCACCATCGGCAGCAGTCTGCATCAGGCGCTGGCGAACGAGCGCGCCCGCGATGCGGCGCTGATAACCTTTCTGGTGACGGCGTCAGGCGTGACGCTGCTGGGGGTCGGTTCGGCTTTCTGGGGGCTGGTAGCGGGTGGGATAAGCTACGCGCTGCTGGCGCGCCGGGCGAAATAA